CCTAATGATTTTTCAGGCAAAATGtgatattcttttaattcttgtATTAACTCAGCTTCTGATATTGGAATATTATAATCTTCAATAAATGTTTTAATTGTATGTAACTGTATTAATCCCTTGGACTCATAGAACTTCATGTTATTTATGTATTCTTGATATAGATCTTTACTCATGACGAGAAATGCTTTGCCATCCTTTGGGCAATATGTCTGGATAGCGTTTGTTACTACATCTCTtgtttctaattcattaacAAATCTTTTACCATCTTTTGGATTCAATAAGATTCCACCTAGACCTCTTAAAGCTTCTGCAGCcaaaaatttccaattattaGATCTATCATTAGGATCAATGAACCCAGTTGGATGGACTTGGATTTGATCCATATCAATGAGCTCTGCTCCTAGCCTTTCTAAAAGTCTTTGACCATCTCCAGTAGTTTGTTCCCCATTAGTAGTTGGTAAATGCTTCAATTGTGGAGCATATTTATCTAGCATTTCTTTAGAGAAGCCAAACCCACCAGTGGCAAAGAGTACGTTTGAGGTTTTAATTGACTTTTCAACAGAAGGCTTCGATTTGTCATTGTTATCCAAATAAATCACCTCAGCTACTTCATCTTTTGaattgatatttaaatcaatcaCATTACTattgaatgaaaatatcAGAGTTCCTGGATGATCGTTTGCAAACGCTTTTAGTTTATCGtttaaagttttaataAGTTCTACACCAGGAGGTAACTTAGTATCCGATCTATGCGTTCTTGGGAAAGAATGGCCACCTAACTGACTTAAACGATCCATTTTAAGACCCAACTTTTCTTGTATCCATGGAATGACACTAGGAGAATCGAAAACCAATTTTTccatcaattttttatcacCTAAATTGCTTGCTGATTTAGTAGTATCTTCTAAGAAAGCTTCAATTGAATCTTCAATATTGAAATGCTTTTGTATGGATGAAAAAAGACCATTTATACCACTTGAAGCCTTCATTGAATTCCCACCAACAAAAGCTTGCTTCTCCAATAGTATAACTTTAACTTCTGGATTTGTACTTAATATTTCATAAGCTGCTGAAAGACCGGCTAACCCAGTACCAATAATCACTACTGGCTCagtttttaaagaattgttagatttattaatattaaagattgattttaaattatcatttgataaaattgaataagCAACAAATATTGTCACAAGTAGCGACAGaatagtttttttctttaaattaatcATGCTACTTTTATGTGGATGATTTGTGTGtattatgaaaatataaagttcaaaattttggaaaataacCTATCATTCTTTTTACTTTCTTATTCATCCTTATTATAAAGTTTCATATAATGAGTATTTTGCCTTTGACGATGAAATCCCGAAGGCCGATGATAATGgtagaaaaaagaaaaggaaaagatattgatgatttagtttgtaaaataattttcgaTATAATAGAGATGACCaggaaaattattaatgatttcGCATCTTAATATATATcataattgataaattaattataagTCCAAAGATTCCagcaattttttcttccttTTTTCCACTAACCAACTACCAATGTTTTCCAAAGtaggaatattatttaaaagtaattgtgaatttgaattcgATTGTGAATCTGAATATGGTAATAAAAAGGAATCACTATTGATATCATCCtgataattttcttttaaactCACAGTggtaaatttttgaaagtCATATAATTGCTCTCTGTCAAATAGATCAGAGTTATCAAGATTGTTACCAAAATATAACGACTTTGAAACATGGTGATTGAAttgatcatttaattttttttatccactagtaaaaatttatctaattcattaatattattttgtttagattgctcaattaattttttaatttccgGTAATTCGAGAGCTCTTCCAAAATATCTTGTTCCCTTGATTACTTTCCCAcctaataaaaatggtggaaccatatttttttttgatttgatttttttttcaatagatGATTTGTTATATGATAATTccatttatttaattcgataatcaattcatttatttcatcattaatttctaataattgagTATCATTTAATGTTAAATCATACATTCTATCTatcttttgtttaatttctCTTACTACTTGGTTTTTCCATTGGTTTGATTCTTCAATAGAATTAATCTTGTTAACATTTTTAGGCCTTTTAAATCTAGAATAATCTTTATAACcagtatttttttcagcTTGTTGTTCTTGGTATGTTGCCAAGATTGAATTTGCCTTATCTATATTTCTACTCATTACAACAATATATGATGGtatgtatatgtatatattgtAACGAGTTACCCCgcaatttatttaatatctttattttataagGCATTTTATCAATGTATATAACTTTTCACGGtttaaatttgtaaaaatttcaaaacgtgactttttatttttttgccCATGcttatttaagaaatttatgCCAAACATATCATCATGCACGAGTATTTCTTCAACAATAAAAGGGAAGACAACTCCCAGTGATACtagatttattttacaATGTCACTTCGACTTTTACATGACTGATTTTAGTTTTTACACCTTTTTAAGTATTGTCAAGTAAGAAGAAAAGTAGTGTTTGCGATAAATAGTGGAGTTTTAGTGTAATAATTCTGGTATACTTTAAAAAGCgggggaaaaaaaagtatatcaattcaattataaattatagaAACTGTTAAAtttacattattattactattattatttcttttgcACAAAAGATaatgtttttcttttttttttttcgtaGCATGTGAATTTTATAATGCTGACTAAGGCAGTATGTAGAGTTAAGCGTTATTCTTCACCCAATCCCCGCAATGAATTCTGTGTAGAGCAAATATCTTATTTTACAATAGATCTGGCAAAGGCGTGTAAAGTAAAATAGAGttgtataaatataagGTAATAATTGAAGATTAATTGAGATTCCAAATTAACTagtaagaaaaaaaaacaaaaaaaaaagttataCACCCAAAAGCGACATGCCATTCGTTCAACATTTCAAACCAGTTCCTTTGAAAAATACCAATTGTTTCAAACCAATTCAAATTGGTACTACTCAATTAAAGCATCGTATTGTGATGCCTCCATTGACTCGTATGAGATCTACTTCCCCAGGTAATGTCCCTACTGAGATGATGATTGAGTATTACGATCAAAGATCTAAATATCCTGGTACTATGATTATTACTGAAGGTGTATTTATTTCAGCTCAAGCTGGTGGTTATGATAATGCACCAGGTATTTGGTCATCagatcaattgaaaatttggGGAAAAATTTTTGCTCAAATTCATAAGAATGGATCATTTGTTTGGCCTCAATTATGGGTATTGGGTAGACAAGCCATTCCTACAAATATGAAAAGAGATGGACTAAGATATGATTCTTCATCTGACTTGTTAAATGACAATGATCAATTTGGTCAATTAGCAAAGGCTcatgatattaaattgcATAGTATTACTGAGGAAGAGATTCAACAATATATCAAAGAATATGTAGATGCTGCAAAGAAGAGTATCAGTGTTGGAGCCGATGGTGTCGAGATCCATTCAGCCAACGGGTATCTATTGAATCAATTTCTTGATCCAATTTGTAACAAGAGAAATGACAAGTATGGTGGTAATATCGAAAACAGATGTAGATTTGCCTTGGAAGTTGTAGACGCCTTGACAGAAGCGATTGGCCATGAACGTGTAGGTATTAGATTATCACCATTTGGTGTCTATGGGGGTATGTCTGGTGCTAATGATAGCACTTTGTTAGCTACCTTTGCATATTTAATCGgagaattggaaaaaagAGCCAAAGATGGTAAACGTATTGCATATATCCATCTAATGGAACCAAGAGTCACAGATGCTAGTCTTGAAGAAGGTAAGGGGGCCAATGAAGATGTTTCTAATGAGTTTGTATATTCTATTTGGAAGGGTAAGGTGATTCGCTCTGGTAATATAGCATTGTTCCCAGAAGTGGCTACTGAAATGGTCAATGATGATCGTACATTAGTGGCTCATGGTAGATTTTTCATTGCCAACCCAGATCTTGTAGAGAGATTAGAAAACGGGTTGCCATTGACTAAGTATGATAGAAGTACATTTTATACACAGGGCAAAGAAGGCTATACGGATTATCCTACATACAAGGAAGCAATGGGTCTTGGATGGAAGTTGTAGTTAacttaaatttatttatttacatattcatatatttattaatagcAATTACGTATTTGTCCCGGGTAAATTTATCGGAATTTTACTTAGAGCCATCCCTAAATATGAcggaattaaaaatttctagggaaaaaagaaataataaaggcGAGGATGGACTAGTAAAAGGAcgatgaaatattttgatgataaaaagAACAAACAATAGAATTAAAGAGTGGTAAAAGAGAGATaattacaattacaattacGATTACACTCCCAAAGTAACGTTTAGATATACCATACAAGTACAAGTGCAGGATGGCTATAATGAATACAAGATACACACGTCTTCTATTGATGGTGTTTTTAGCAGTCGGAGTGTTGTTTACTTTTAGACACTTGAAAGAATCGAACCGGTTGTTCGATATTTCTTCTATAATTGGACCTACAATGGATAAGCCTGATCTATCTAATATGATCCAAGCTGTTCCAATTGAAGGTAACGAACCCGGAGCTGGGATTGCAGTGGCAGCAGGAGTTCCAGCACCACAAGGTGCTGCACCTGCTGCCGCTCCTTTACCACCACAAGTAGCACAGGCTGAAGATCAACCTCAAAACCAGATTCCTTAAACTTAACAACACAGATTGAGACCCACTTCCACCTAGCTgacttattttttttctttctttccCCACCACAAAAGTTTGCACTCCTCTCCATTCACCTTCTCTATTTACCCTCTATATTCACATTCGATATTCAATTCTATATTCAATTCTATATTCAACCAATCTATACTTTCTATATACTCTCTTCCTTTCTATACTATTCTATAAATACGTCAATCTTCTTTAACAAAGGCACTTCCCGAAGTAGAAgttttttccaattcaatCTGGGAGCAGATTCAGCGAGAACTAGCCCAACAGGGAAAGTAGGCCGTAACTGGCAAAACGCGGAGATCCAGAAACGAGAATGTTTGTTGGTATATATAAAGCAAGCATTCCAGAATGCAGaaggtattattattaaatagaAGGTACCTTAATAGAAGGAACCTTTAGAAGAGGAACGTTAGAAAAGGAATATAAACATTTGCAGTCCTATCAAGTACAAGACAATGATCACAATTAACAGGAAAAACACCAGACTTTTCTTTATTGCcattatttcatttgttGCAGTTTTGGCTATATTGAGAAGTATGGCTAATGCTGAAGTTAGTATGAAAGAAAAACAGAGGCTAATTTGTTACAAGACCCTGCCAATATTAGACCCGAGGATACCAATATCGAAGGTGTTGGCATTGCTAATTCTATTGccaatgaaaatgataatatcgAGGTTGCCCCAGAAACAGAAATTAATGCTGGTATCAATATCGAAGAAAGTTTGTAATTAAACAACTACCCTATACGATCTATATACTCTATATACTCTAATACAATCTATAACGTGCTCTACCCTTCTCGTACCGCCCATGCCCTTCATGTGCCTAAGACTATCTTCGACCCACGCATCTCCATCCTTGCATCTCACTCGCTGCACCCTGACACCACCTATATACACCCGTCCACCACCTCTACGTCACCCTGACACCATTTGGGCCAGCCAGTTTTTTTCCTAGCGCCGTTTTTGCCGTGGCCGGCTAGTCCGGAACTtcagaaaaaataaaatcaaagaaTTCCCCTGCTATTAATGCCATGCTATTCTAGTAATATGATATCTTATAATATCTTATAGTATCTTATAATATCCTATAATATACGGCAATATGATATGATATATGATTTTAttctgttttattttatttggttatttttctatattcAAAGATATTTAGGAACCGATATCTACCCTTCACTATACTTTTTCCGGGAAAACTTCTACGTGTCAGGAACCATTGTCTACAGAATATTGGACTATGTAGGATCGACTTTACAGACACATACCTTTCTAAATTAGTCCACGGAGTGTGTCACACGGAGTAAGgtaataaaacaaaactCTGTCTTAATTACTACTAATTTTGTCTGTGTGTGGTTGGTTATGTTACTTTTCGTGTTGTTCGTGCCATACTAATCTTAATCTAAAGctaaatctaaatttaaatctaaatcTTACGTACACGCAATTTAAGTAAACAGATAGATCTAGCTATATCTATATCTGCTTCAACCCCTCAGTATACATGTGTGTGTGTATATATAGTGCTAAAGAAAAACATGTAGGAAGGAAAACCTAATTTAATCTTGCACGTTGTTCTTGACTATTTGCACGTTGAAGATACGTACCTTGAACCTATTTACGTCGTTTTGCTTTTAGATATATAAATCTCTATAGTAAATTATGCTTATAAGCATATCCATGACATAGCACAACGACGCAACACAACGACGCAACACAACGACGCAGAAAGGACACTATCAAAATAATGCTACATCTTAAAACACTAAGGTTATCTCTAGGAGCCGTGGTATTGCTATCCACGTTCTATCTGTTGTTTGTATATTCTAATGGTAATGCCATACTCGAAACGACGGCAAAGCCAAGGACAAAATCAAATGCAACGACGTTTAAACAAAACTCATCAAAAGATTTATACAGTTTACATATTACTTCtagtgaaaaattgaaaaatgttaatgatatggaaaatttcaatattcaaAGAACTGAACACTCGAGAGATCTCATTGATCGAGATTCTCTCTTGTATTCCGCAAAACAACAATCTCAACAGTGGATCATTATCGTGACTCAAGAGATTGGGGAAAGTGTTTCccatatttataaatatgataCAGCTTCACAACCAGCCAAACTTGTGGAAAAATTCTCTTCAAGGCTAGATTTGGAACTAGTAGATTTGTCATCCAATTTGAGACGTTCCAATGCCGGGTTGATAAGACATATGGAATATTTGTTACAAGAGATTCCCGTCGAGTATAGAGACTTGACCCCCATTGTGATAAAGACGAATCCTATTTTGAGGGATAATGGTGAGAGTTTAGAAGATTGTGCCACCGTGATGGAATCAATTAGAGATTTCATGGAACAGTTCCCCACATTTATCCCCATCAAAGGTGACGGGATTTCGATTATAGACGATTTAGAAAAGGTTAGTTATAAATGGTTAGGTTTGTCATTTTTGCAAAGACACAGAGCAGGGAACAATATAATCATAGACTCTACAGATGATTCTATATCTATGGCTTTCCCCATGGAAAAAGATACCCATCAATTAGATAAGAGGAACTTTTTCAACTATGAAGActtgaaattatttagaaTGGCAAATGATAAGTTTGCTCTTACTCAGAttagaaatttaattaattccaaattattacaaGATGCTATTCAATCAAATACTATTGATGCTACTCGGAATAATTCTCCACAAGATTTAGAAACCCCTTGCCTTCCACCAAATGCAATCTTACCAAACAATTTAGTACAATTACCCAAtggtaaaaaatattcGATAAATTTCATTGGTTCCAAAGATAACAATAACGGTGAAGACTGTAAGTTTCTCATCCAAGATCTCTTATTCTCTTCCAACTCTAAACCTTTCTTACCACAAGATATTGCTCAATCCAAGATCATCCCTTCAAAATTATCTCACCAGAGCGGGGATATATACCTGCTATCTAACTTCtataaaattttccaaCCATTATTAAACTTCTCCAATCAGCCATTAAATGGATTCACATTAGAAGATGTAATGGAATTGACTAAAAAAGTTTGCAACAATGAATTTATGTTAAGTCATTCTACAGATATCAAGGATGAATTCTAcgaaaaattaatcaacGATTCCAATTGGTGCCTAGATCTTTCATACCATACTTCTCTATTGAACAAAGGTTATGGGATCCCATTggatcaaaaattaaatgttaTTGATACCATACATGACCACCAAATCGATTGGGCTTTGGGTGTATCCTTACCATTATTAAACCCAACTAATTGGATTTGATTTTCTACTcttattcttttcttttactttattattattattattattattattattattattattttatcttaTTTTAACGAACTTGCATACCCCCTCTCCCTTTTATATATCTcaatataatattcattGCTTTTAACATTCTATACGAATTACCCTTATACTTTTATTTCTCTTAGTTTTCACCCTCTTCAGAAACTTCGCTATGCCAAGAAAAAGGCTGTGACTCAATTTCGGCCcgatattaaatttgaatccCTTT
The window above is part of the Henningerozyma blattae CBS 6284 chromosome 2, complete genome genome. Proteins encoded here:
- the TBLA0B02110 gene encoding uncharacterized protein (similar to Saccharomyces cerevisiae YEL047C and OSM1 (YJR051W); ancestral locus Anc_1.490), with the translated sequence MINLKKKTILSLLVTIFVAYSILSNDNLKSIFNINKSNNSLKTEPVVIIGTGLAGLSAAYEILSTNPEVKVILLEKQAFVGGNSMKASSGINGLFSSIQKHFNIEDSIEAFLEDTTKSASNLGDKKLMEKLVFDSPSVIPWIQEKLGLKMDRLSQLGGHSFPRTHRSDTKLPPGVELIKTLNDKLKAFANDHPGTLIFSFNSNVIDLNINSKDEVAEVIYLDNNDKSKPSVEKSIKTSNVLFATGGFGFSKEMLDKYAPQLKHLPTTNGEQTTGDGQRLLERLGAELIDMDQIQVHPTGFIDPNDRSNNWKFLAAEALRGLGGILLNPKDGKRFVNELETRDVVTNAIQTYCPKDGKAFLVMSKDLYQEYINNMKFYESKGLIQLHTIKTFIEDYNIPISEAELIQELKEYHILPEKSLGRKVFLNNFGPDINSSSELYIGEITPVVHFTMGGVKFNTNSEILGKNNEPLAKGLYGAGEVTGGVHGHNRLGGSSLLECVVFGRTAAKNILKNF
- the ISY1 gene encoding Isy1p (similar to Saccharomyces cerevisiae ISY1 (YJR050W); ancestral locus Anc_1.486), giving the protein MSRNIDKANSILATYQEQQAEKNTGYKDYSRFKRPKNVNKINSIEESNQWKNQVVREIKQKIDRMYDLTLNDTQLLEINDEINELIIELNKWNYHITNHLLKKKSNQKKIWFHHFY
- the TBLA0B02130 gene encoding alkene reductase, whose translation is MPFVQHFKPVPLKNTNCFKPIQIGTTQLKHRIVMPPLTRMRSTSPGNVPTEMMIEYYDQRSKYPGTMIITEGVFISAQAGGYDNAPGIWSSDQLKIWGKIFAQIHKNGSFVWPQLWVLGRQAIPTNMKRDGLRYDSSSDLLNDNDQFGQLAKAHDIKLHSITEEEIQQYIKEYVDAAKKSISVGADGVEIHSANGYLLNQFLDPICNKRNDKYGGNIENRCRFALEVVDALTEAIGHERVGIRLSPFGVYGGMSGANDSTLLATFAYLIGELEKRAKDGKRIAYIHLMEPRVTDASLEEGKGANEDVSNEFVYSIWKGKVIRSGNIALFPEVATEMVNDDRTLVAHGRFFIANPDLVERLENGLPLTKYDRSTFYTQGKEGYTDYPTYKEAMGLGWKL
- the TBLA0B02140 gene encoding uncharacterized protein (similar to Saccharomyces cerevisiae GDA1 (YEL042W); ancestral locus Anc_1.485), whose amino-acid sequence is MLHLKTLRLSLGAVVLLSTFYLLFVYSNGNAILETTAKPRTKSNATTFKQNSSKDLYSLHITSSEKLKNVNDMENFNIQRTEHSRDLIDRDSLLYSAKQQSQQWIIIVTQEIGESVSHIYKYDTASQPAKLVEKFSSRLDLELVDLSSNLRRSNAGLIRHMEYLLQEIPVEYRDLTPIVIKTNPILRDNGESLEDCATVMESIRDFMEQFPTFIPIKGDGISIIDDLEKVSYKWLGLSFLQRHRAGNNIIIDSTDDSISMAFPMEKDTHQLDKRNFFNYEDLKLFRMANDKFALTQIRNLINSKLLQDAIQSNTIDATRNNSPQDLETPCLPPNAILPNNLVQLPNGKKYSINFIGSKDNNNGEDCKFLIQDLLFSSNSKPFLPQDIAQSKIIPSKLSHQSGDIYLLSNFYKIFQPLLNFSNQPLNGFTLEDVMELTKKVCNNEFMLSHSTDIKDEFYEKLINDSNWCLDLSYHTSLLNKGYGIPLDQKLNVIDTIHDHQIDWALGVSLPLLNPTNWI